The nucleotide window AACAGTCCGATTTGAAACCAATCTGATTTGAAATAATCCGATCTGAAACAATACGATCTAAAACAATGCAATCGAGTAATATTATGCCTTGATTCCATTTTTTGCCCAGAAAAAACAGCATTTATAATTTATTTTCCACTTTGAACCTTATGCTAAACTTGGTTTCGTTTTTTCGCTTCAATTCGATTTCGCCTTACAGTTGATTAACCAGAATGCTTACCAGCTGTAGGCCAAGGGTTTTGGGAGTTTCAAAGTTAATCCCATAGAAATTTTGTATAAGAGAGCGGTATTTCATTTCACTCGCTTCAACCTTTTCCAGTGTACATTTCCATTCTGTAATGTCTTTCATCGCACCAATGGTCCGATAAACTTCTCCCTCGTCATTTGTTAGCCAGACGCCCCGAATTTCCATGTAGATATATCTTCCGTCTTTTCTTCTGAACCTGAACTCCATCTGAACTCTTGCTTTTCTCCTTAGGAATTTCTCCAGACTTTTTGTTGTTTTGTCCCTATCTTCAGGATGGAGGTGTTATATCCAGAGTAATTTATCAAAATTTTTGAGTTCTTCCGGAGAGTAACCTGTTACTTCCCATAGCTCCTGCCCATTCTACCTCATGCGTATCGAGCCTGATCAAATACTAGCTGCCCTGTCTGCTCGGCTGCTGTGCGGTACCTTTCCTCACTTTTTTGCAGGTTTTTGCTTGCAAGCTTTTGTTCTGTTATATCTTTTACGACTCCGGTGATCCTGCTTATACTTCCTCTTGAGTCCAGTATATAGGTTCCGTTTTCTTCAAGATAGGCATAATCACCGCTCTTTTTTTTGACACTCAAATTCACAGATAAACTCTGTATTTTATGGGCAAGATGCCTGGTTAAATAAGTACTTATAAAGTTAAAACAAGTTTTCTGATGTTTTCTAAATTCGGTTTACTGTAAGCCAATAAGTTAGATTATATTCATGATAGTTAATAGTTATCTCTATAGGAAATAAAGGCGAAGGTAATTTCTAAGATATATAATTAACAATTTTATATTTAACAATATCTAGTTGATCACGTCATTAATTAATATATAACTAATATGGTAATGATAATCATAAAATGCCAATTAATGGAAAAAGATAACTGAAAAAAATAGTAATTGAGGCAAAATTCAGGTTATTTTCCGTGCAAACACAATCCTTGAGCCGTCTATCATGTCAAGAGCACGGAAGACTTCAAGCCCGTAATTGCCAAGCAGCCCTATATATTCATTAAAGGGAACGCTGTTTTCGAAACTGTAGCCTGATCTCCCTTTTTTCACACCTTCAAAAGTCCAGAGGTTCCAGTCAAGACTGAGAAGCGGGTTTGATTTCATTTTCTCGTCAGGCATCTGCCTGGTTACGAAAATGCCTCCTGGATTTAATGCTTCAGCTATCTTGGGGATAAGGGAAGGAACTTTTCCTCCGGGGTTAAAGGAAGAAAAGATAAGGTCATAGTTACTTCCTATTTCATCTTTAAAAAAATCCCCCTGGATTGTATCTACTCTTGAAGCTCCGTATTTCTCTATGAAATATCTTGTTTCTGCAGTAACAGGAGGAAGGTCGAAAACAAAAGCCTGAAGGTCTTTGTTAAGCTTTGAAAAAGCGACTGCATAAAGCCCGTGCCCTCCCCCGATGTCAAGCAGCCTTTTGACGTTTGTAAAATCAATGTTTTCCGTGACAACCTTTATAGTTTCCTGAAGCAGGCCACAACGTGCGTTTTCAGCCATGCAGTGGACAATTTCTCCAAAAAAAGGTCCTTTTTCGACAATGTCAGGTCCCTGTTTTAGAATCTGAGGAAGGCGAGCCCAGCGTTCAACATTTCGGACCCTTTCGGCAAGGTAATGCTGCTGAGAAAACGGAGAACTTTCCAGGAGATAAGTCGCACTGAGTTCCGAGACAAGGTATACTGCTCCACCATTATTTATTTCTTTATCAGTGTTCTCGGATCCGGTTTCGGATTTTCCTTTTTCTTGACCGGCTACTGGATCTGTTTTTACAACCTGAGCCTTTTCTTCTTCCTTATCCATCCCTTCCTCAAATCTATCAAGGAATCCGAGACTGTGAAGAGCTTCACAGAAATAAGGCATGAGCAGAGGATCACAGCCAAGCTTTTCAGCCAGGTTCCTTGCTGACAAAGGAGTATTAAGCGCTTCAAATACTCCGAGCTCAAGAGCCGAGGCAATCAGACTGTACTCTTTTAAACCCTGAATTGAAGAATCGATAAACTTGAAAAAGCGATCAAAATCAATCTCAGGCTTTTGAAATAATTCCTCAGCTTTTTCAGCATTACTGCCGTCTTTAATTTCGATTCCGACACTTAACTGGCTTTTTACTTCTTCCGTATCTTCATTTTGTTTATTGAATCTCGGATTTGTTTCTTTATTTTGTGTACTAGGTTCTGTTCCGGGTTCTGTTTGTTGCTTATGAACTTCCTTGTCAGATTCTGCTTTGTTTCCAATTTGAGTTTCCATTTCCTGGCTCCTGATTCTTACTTTCCGCATACTACTCTGATTCTTATCAGTCTGACACTAATTTCTAAAATATAGTAATATTTTATATGGTTAAAGCTTTATCTTATAACAAAATTAGTAAACATTGTTAACTAAGTGTACTACTCATGAAAAAAGACTTATTACTCAAAAATGAAGGATAGTTGTTTCACACTAAGATTAAAATAAAAATAAAAAAAATAAAGAAAATGAACATGATATTCTTTGAATAACATGCACAACCAATGAAAGTGCTTGCAGATGGCAGCACTTTCATGCTAAATAACTAAAAAACAAAAACAAAAAGTAAAAACAAAAAAAATAACTAAGAAAACAAAAATAAAAAGTAAAAATGAAAAATAAGCAGCCTGAGAAAAATAAATACCTGAGAAAAATAAATACCTGAGAAAAATAAACAACCTAAGAAAATTAAACAATCTGTAAGCCAAACTCTTAAAGCAATGTTTTATGCAGAAAAAAGGGCAAAAAATTATAAAATTAAAAACAGAACTTTAAAGGGCTGCGTCAACATAATCTACCGGTCTTTTAAAAACAGCTGTTATCATACCGTTTTCGTCTATTTCGTCTGCAAATTTGATGAGCTCCCAGCCATCAGTTCCAAGGCTGTTAAGATCTTCTTTTGTCTTTGACCACTCACTGAACCTTATCTCTTTAACATCATATTCCCAGATGGTCACTCTAATTCATCTCCAGTAAAGTTGGGTAAGATTAATCTATATATTAAGTTGTAGTATCTGCTATATTTATCTTTTTAAAAAATAGATTTGCGGTTAAAGCAATTAAAGTTGATTTGTTAATTGATTAAGGATTGACCTGAAAATTGACCTTAGTTAACCCTTACAACTAAGTATATAACTCAGAACTTTATGTTTAAGGAACAAGTAAAAAAGAAAAGCTGTTGAGAATTGACTTCTCTGATAGTTAATTCTTTAAATGAGGTCGAATTTCAACCGGTCTTTAAAAAACTCAGACTTCAGTCTGTCTTTATATTAGCTCAAATTACTAGCTCAAATCTCAATCAATTTATACTCACGGCGACCCATGCCGATTTCTTCTCCGTACTTGAGCTGGTGGGTTCCATCGATCATTGGCCATGCCCCTTTGAACTTATCGGCTCCAGCTTCGTGGTTGCACTGAAGGGAGGAGTTGACGAGCCCTTTCTGTCTATTTACGAGGTCGTAGCTTGCCTGGTCAAGAGCAACAGGGTCTTTTGAAGCGAGAATCCCTATATCAGGCACAATCGGAGCATCACTCCAGGGCACACAGTCGCAGTCAGGGGTAATTTTAAGCAGAAAATTTATGTAACCCACTTTTCCTTCCTTTCCTTTTACTGCTCCGTAAGCATACTCCGTAAGACTCTCCAGAAACTCAGGAATGTCATGTTCCCAATCTATAGTTATAGCCCCCACAGGGCAAACTTCCATACACTGTCCGCAGCTTATACAGATATTGGGATCAATCATTGAAACCTCTCCAAGAAGAGAAGAAGCTCCTACAGGACAAATTTCAACACATTTCTCGCAGCCTATACACTTATCCTGATTTACATGCGGGCTTGTCCTGAAATGCTGTTCCTTCTTGCCGATTGCAGGAGCACAGCCCATAGCGAGGTTCTTTATAGCCCCTCCAAAACCGGCTACTATATGTCCCTTGAAATGAGACATCACAATCATAGAATCCGCAGCAGCAATATCCGCTCCTATTTTCACGGACTCGAAATGTTTCTTTCCGATCTCTACATCTGCAGAGTTCTGGCTCTTCAAACCGTCAGATATGATAAGCGGAGCCCTGACAACGGAATAATCAAAACCGTGTTCAATCGCAGTCGTCAGGTGGTCAACTGCATTATGCCGGCTGCCTGAGTAAAGAGTATTCGTATCCGTGACAAACGGTTTTGCTCCGGCTTCCCTGATCTTTTCCACAACCTGCCGCACAAAAACGGGATTTATGTATCCATCGTTCCCATACTCTCCAAAATGAATCTTGATCGCAGTCAAATCACCTTCTCCAAGGAGTTCGGCAAAACCTGCTTCGTCGAAGAGCCTCTGAATTTTGCTGATCGTATTCTCCTGCGGATTTTTTGCCCTCAGGTCTGCGAAATAAACTTTACTTGCCATGTAAGCGCCTCCTAAATCCGGATTCGTGCTTTTCACGAAACCTATGCAATTAAAAAAGTGCTGTTTATTTTTAGGCATTGCGCTGCCAGGGGAGAATAAGAAAAAAAGAAAAATACTGCTTCAGTCGATTAATATCAGTCGATTATCTTCAGTCAATTGTTTTCATCAATTGTTTTCAGTTGATTAAACTCGCACAACATACCGAAGCAGCAAAATAACACAATATAGTGCTAAAAGACTGATAATTCCTGAGAAGTCCCGCCTAAAAATACACTTCATCTTACAGTTTCCCTGTAGATTTCTTATATTTTTTAATATCCAGCGCTATTTTCTTGCATTTCTCCTTTTCAAGTCGTTTTAGGCCAATTTCTGCTTTTTTTGACTGGAATATGAGTTCTCCAGTTAATCTGTGATAACTGGCAAGCCGTTCCTCAGGAATTATCCCGTTTTCAACCGCCTTCAGCACAGCACAGCCCGGCTCGTCGCGGTGAGTGCAGTCTTTAAACTTACAATTGCGGGCTGCGTCAACGATCTCGGAAAAAGCTTTTTCAAGCCCTTCTGCAGAGTCTCCGAGCTGTATTTCCCTGATCCCAGGATTGTCTATAAGGACTGCTCCATTCGGAAGCAGGAAGAGCTGGCGAACTGTAGTTGTATGCCTTCCTTTTTCATCGTCTTTCCGGATATCTCCGGTTTTCTGGACGGTTTTACCGAGAAAAGCGTTGATAAGCGTGGATTTTCCGACACCGGAGGAGCCTATTAATGCAACTGTTTCCCCTTGGTTGAGGTAAGGGCTAAGTTCTTCAAGCCCGGTTTTTGAAAGGGCGCTTAACGGAATAACAGGTACGTTACCTGCAATCGACCGAACTTTTTCTACCAGCCGGGTTGGGTTATCTTCAAGGTCGATTTTGTTAAGTAAAATTACAGGGCTTGCACCTGAAGAATACACAATGGCAAGATACCTCTCAAGCCTTCGAAGGTTGAGATCCTTACCATAAGACGTCACGATAAAAATGGTATCAAGGTTTGCAGCAATTACCTGCTCTCCGCCCCCGTCTCCTGCTGCCCCTCTTGAAAGGCAGGTCCTCCTGGGCAGAATATTTACAACCATACGTGAGCCCAGTTCAGGCTGGTCAAGCAAAACCACAAAATCCCCTACAACCGGCTGCTTCCCAATTTTCAGAAGCGCACCTGAGATTCCAGCCTGTACGACAGCTCCAGAGACAAGGACCTCGCAGACCGTTTTATGCCTTGATGCGATTCTTCCGGGCGTGTAGGGGCCTTTATAGGCAGAAAAAGCCAGTTCAAGTTCTTTATTCCAGCCTGGAATTTTATCGGCGTCGCAGTGAATTGAACTTTCTGTTTCGCTATGATTGTTCATGAGATAGAAGTATTTGATTAAATGGATAAATATTTTGATATTTCGTCCTGTAAAAGTTCAATTGTGCCTGAAAAATTCCTTCTTATTCAGGCTTGTGCGAAAGGGGGAAAAGTGACAAAATCGGAAAATTAATACGCATGTTCTATTTAGTAATTATTAATAACCTGTTCAATATTTGAAATACCTAAATAATATTATGAGTTGATATAATGGATAGTAGCCATCCTTTTAAAATTATCTCGGAAACAGATGACTCTGATATCGATCGTTATCGAA belongs to Methanosarcina barkeri 3 and includes:
- the rsgA gene encoding ribosome small subunit-dependent GTPase A, with protein sequence MNNHSETESSIHCDADKIPGWNKELELAFSAYKGPYTPGRIASRHKTVCEVLVSGAVVQAGISGALLKIGKQPVVGDFVVLLDQPELGSRMVVNILPRRTCLSRGAAGDGGGEQVIAANLDTIFIVTSYGKDLNLRRLERYLAIVYSSGASPVILLNKIDLEDNPTRLVEKVRSIAGNVPVIPLSALSKTGLEELSPYLNQGETVALIGSSGVGKSTLINAFLGKTVQKTGDIRKDDEKGRHTTTVRQLFLLPNGAVLIDNPGIREIQLGDSAEGLEKAFSEIVDAARNCKFKDCTHRDEPGCAVLKAVENGIIPEERLASYHRLTGELIFQSKKAEIGLKRLEKEKCKKIALDIKKYKKSTGKL
- a CDS encoding DUF362 domain-containing protein codes for the protein MASKVYFADLRAKNPQENTISKIQRLFDEAGFAELLGEGDLTAIKIHFGEYGNDGYINPVFVRQVVEKIREAGAKPFVTDTNTLYSGSRHNAVDHLTTAIEHGFDYSVVRAPLIISDGLKSQNSADVEIGKKHFESVKIGADIAAADSMIVMSHFKGHIVAGFGGAIKNLAMGCAPAIGKKEQHFRTSPHVNQDKCIGCEKCVEICPVGASSLLGEVSMIDPNICISCGQCMEVCPVGAITIDWEHDIPEFLESLTEYAYGAVKGKEGKVGYINFLLKITPDCDCVPWSDAPIVPDIGILASKDPVALDQASYDLVNRQKGLVNSSLQCNHEAGADKFKGAWPMIDGTHQLKYGEEIGMGRREYKLIEI
- a CDS encoding acetylserotonin O-methyltransferase gives rise to the protein METQIGNKAESDKEVHKQQTEPGTEPSTQNKETNPRFNKQNEDTEEVKSQLSVGIEIKDGSNAEKAEELFQKPEIDFDRFFKFIDSSIQGLKEYSLIASALELGVFEALNTPLSARNLAEKLGCDPLLMPYFCEALHSLGFLDRFEEGMDKEEEKAQVVKTDPVAGQEKGKSETGSENTDKEINNGGAVYLVSELSATYLLESSPFSQQHYLAERVRNVERWARLPQILKQGPDIVEKGPFFGEIVHCMAENARCGLLQETIKVVTENIDFTNVKRLLDIGGGHGLYAVAFSKLNKDLQAFVFDLPPVTAETRYFIEKYGASRVDTIQGDFFKDEIGSNYDLIFSSFNPGGKVPSLIPKIAEALNPGGIFVTRQMPDEKMKSNPLLSLDWNLWTFEGVKKGRSGYSFENSVPFNEYIGLLGNYGLEVFRALDMIDGSRIVFARKIT
- a CDS encoding PAS domain S-box protein — encoded protein: MSTYLTRHLAHKIQSLSVNLSVKKKSGDYAYLEENGTYILDSRGSISRITGVVKDITEQKLASKNLQKSEERYRTAAEQTGQLVFDQARYA